One Pseudomonas sp. AN-1 genomic region harbors:
- a CDS encoding YfgM family protein, whose translation MTSRTEEEELAVIRDWWQRNGKPLLVGGALALVGVFGWQAWQNHQANQSYAASALYQQLVDVTLSAPGEPDAGKVSDLAGKLNKDFAGSHYAQYASLLVAKVAVDNGRLDEAAGELRKVLDKPVDATLGEVARQRLARVLAAQDKAEEALGLLAGEAAPAFVAGREELRGDLLVRLGRGAEARSAYEKARAALPQEAGLGTLQIKLDDLADGDA comes from the coding sequence GTGACCTCGCGTACCGAAGAAGAAGAACTGGCGGTAATCAGGGACTGGTGGCAGCGCAACGGCAAGCCGCTGCTGGTCGGCGGCGCCCTGGCGCTGGTCGGCGTGTTCGGCTGGCAGGCCTGGCAGAACCACCAGGCCAACCAGAGCTACGCCGCCTCCGCGCTCTACCAGCAGCTGGTGGACGTCACCCTGAGCGCTCCGGGCGAGCCGGATGCCGGCAAGGTCAGCGACCTGGCCGGCAAGCTGAACAAGGACTTCGCCGGCAGCCACTACGCCCAGTACGCCAGCCTGCTGGTGGCCAAGGTGGCGGTGGACAACGGCCGCCTCGACGAGGCCGCCGGCGAGCTGCGCAAGGTGCTCGACAAGCCTGTCGACGCCACCCTCGGCGAAGTCGCGCGCCAGCGTCTGGCCCGCGTGCTGGCCGCCCAGGACAAGGCCGAGGAAGCCCTCGGCCTGCTGGCCGGCGAGGCCGCGCCGGCCTTCGTCGCCGGCCGCGAGGAACTGCGCGGCGACCTGCTGGTCCGTCTGGGCCGCGGCGCCGAGGCGCGCAGCGCCTACGAGAAGGCGCGTGCCGCGCTGCCGCAGGAGGCGGGCCTCGGCACGCTGCAGATCAAGCTGGACGACCTGGCCGACGGAGACGCCTGA
- the bamB gene encoding outer membrane protein assembly factor BamB, whose protein sequence is MMRWTHAVMLATAVLAAGCSSNSTKELPPAELEKFAEEVRLDKQWSRSIGEGQGETWNQLELAAEGDSLFAADIEGLVVAMNRETGKVLWETELDKPVSGGVGAGYGLVLVGTLKGQVIALDSTSGEVKWRAPVGSEVLAAPASNGNVVVVQTQDDRLVALDATSGERLWSYESTPAVLTLRGTGAPVVTNQLAVAGLSSGKVIALDVQRGIPVWEQRVAVPQGRSELERMVDIDGGLLLSGGTLYVVTYQGQLAALDLMSGRPLWQRQASSYVGVATGFGNIYVSQAGGTVEGIDERSTSALWSNDALARRQLTSPAVFSSNVAVGDLEGYLHLLSQVDGRFVGRVRVDSDGLRARPLVVGDWLYAYGNSGKLVAYTLR, encoded by the coding sequence ATGATGCGCTGGACTCATGCGGTAATGCTGGCCACGGCGGTGCTCGCCGCCGGCTGCAGCAGCAACTCGACCAAGGAGCTGCCGCCGGCCGAGCTGGAGAAGTTCGCCGAGGAAGTGCGCCTGGACAAGCAGTGGAGCCGTTCCATCGGCGAAGGCCAGGGTGAGACCTGGAACCAGCTGGAGCTGGCCGCCGAGGGCGACAGCCTGTTCGCCGCGGACATCGAAGGCCTGGTGGTGGCGATGAACCGCGAGACCGGCAAGGTGCTGTGGGAGACCGAGCTGGACAAGCCGGTTTCCGGTGGCGTCGGCGCCGGCTACGGCCTGGTGCTGGTCGGCACCCTCAAGGGCCAGGTGATCGCCCTCGACAGCACCAGCGGCGAAGTGAAGTGGCGCGCCCCGGTGGGCAGCGAGGTGCTGGCCGCGCCGGCCAGCAACGGCAACGTGGTGGTGGTGCAGACCCAGGACGACCGCCTGGTCGCCCTCGACGCCACCAGCGGCGAGCGCCTGTGGAGCTACGAGAGCACCCCGGCGGTGCTGACCCTGCGCGGCACCGGTGCGCCGGTGGTGACCAACCAGCTGGCGGTGGCCGGCCTGTCCAGCGGCAAGGTGATCGCCCTCGACGTGCAGCGCGGCATCCCGGTGTGGGAGCAGCGGGTGGCCGTGCCGCAGGGTCGCTCCGAACTGGAGCGCATGGTCGACATCGACGGCGGCCTGCTGCTGTCCGGCGGCACCCTCTACGTGGTGACCTACCAGGGCCAGCTGGCCGCGCTCGACCTGATGAGCGGCCGTCCGCTGTGGCAGCGCCAGGCGTCCAGCTACGTCGGCGTGGCCACCGGCTTCGGCAACATCTACGTCAGCCAGGCCGGCGGCACCGTCGAGGGCATCGACGAGCGCTCGACCTCGGCGCTGTGGAGCAACGACGCCCTGGCGCGTCGCCAGCTGACCAGCCCGGCGGTGTTCTCCAGCAACGTCGCGGTGGGCGACCTGGAAGGCTACCTGCACCTGCTGAGCCAGGTGGACGGCCGCTTCGTCGGTCGCGTGCGGGTCGACAGCGACGGCCTGCGCGCCCGCCCGCTGGTGGTCGGCGACTGGCTGTATGCCTACGGCAACAGCGGCAAGCTGGTGGCCTACACCCTGCGCTGA
- a CDS encoding TIGR03862 family flavoprotein, with the protein MPAMSSSPLPASPRVAVIGGGPAGLMAAEVLAAGGAQVELFDAMPSLGRKFLLAGVGGMNITHAEPKAAFVQRYGARAAEIGRLLEEFDADALRAWIHALGIDTFVGSSGRVFPSDMKAAPLLRAWLRRLREQGVALHPRARWLGWDASGALRIATPEGARSVEAGAVVLALGGGSWARLGSDGAWVPLLEQRGVAVAPLKPSNCGFEVAGWTAFFRDKFAGAPVKPVAISLDGSAPRQGEFVVTASGVEGSLIYALSAAIREQIDNAGRAVIHLDLLPNRTHEQVAAALARPRGSRSLARHLAGQLGIDGVRAGLLRELTDAATFQDMTRLAAAIKALPLELVRARPLDEAISSAGGVPFAALDANLMLSELPGVFCAGEMLDWEAPTGGYLLTACFASGRAAGLGALRWLARR; encoded by the coding sequence CTGCCCGCCATGTCCAGCTCCCCGCTTCCCGCCTCCCCCCGCGTCGCCGTGATCGGCGGCGGCCCCGCCGGCCTGATGGCCGCCGAAGTGCTCGCCGCCGGCGGCGCGCAGGTGGAGCTGTTCGACGCCATGCCCTCGCTGGGCCGCAAGTTCCTGCTCGCCGGCGTCGGCGGCATGAACATCACCCACGCCGAGCCGAAGGCGGCCTTCGTGCAGCGCTACGGCGCGCGCGCCGCCGAGATCGGCCGCCTGCTGGAGGAGTTCGACGCCGACGCCCTGCGCGCCTGGATCCACGCTCTCGGCATCGACACCTTCGTCGGCAGCTCCGGGCGGGTGTTTCCCAGCGACATGAAGGCCGCGCCGCTGCTGCGCGCCTGGCTGCGTCGCCTGCGCGAGCAGGGCGTCGCACTGCACCCCCGTGCGCGCTGGCTGGGCTGGGACGCATCCGGCGCGCTGCGCATCGCTACGCCCGAGGGCGCGCGCAGCGTCGAAGCCGGTGCCGTGGTGCTGGCCCTCGGCGGCGGCAGCTGGGCGCGCCTGGGCTCGGACGGCGCCTGGGTGCCGCTGCTGGAGCAGCGCGGCGTCGCGGTGGCGCCGCTCAAGCCGAGCAACTGCGGCTTCGAGGTGGCGGGCTGGACGGCATTCTTCCGCGACAAGTTCGCCGGCGCGCCGGTCAAGCCGGTGGCGATCAGTCTCGATGGCAGCGCCCCGCGTCAGGGCGAGTTCGTGGTCACCGCCAGCGGCGTGGAAGGCAGCCTGATCTATGCGCTGTCGGCGGCGATCCGCGAACAGATCGACAACGCTGGCCGCGCCGTGATCCATCTGGACCTGCTGCCCAACCGCACGCATGAGCAGGTCGCCGCCGCGCTCGCCAGGCCGCGTGGCTCGCGCTCGCTGGCCAGGCATCTGGCCGGACAGCTGGGCATCGACGGCGTGCGCGCCGGCCTGCTGCGCGAGCTGACCGACGCCGCCACCTTCCAGGACATGACTCGCCTGGCCGCAGCGATCAAGGCGCTGCCGCTGGAACTGGTCCGCGCGCGCCCGCTGGACGAGGCGATCAGCAGCGCCGGCGGCGTGCCGTTCGCGGCGCTGGACGCCAACCTGATGCTGAGTGAACTGCCGGGGGTGTTCTGCGCCGGCGAGATGCTCGACTGGGAGGCGCCGACCGGCGGCTACCTGCTGACCGCCTGCTTCGCCAGCGGCCGGGCGGCCGGACTGGGCGCGCTGCGCTGGCTGGCGCGGCGCTGA
- the der gene encoding ribosome biogenesis GTPase Der, which yields MVPVIALVGRPNVGKSTLFNRLTKSRDAIVADYAGLTRDRKYGEAKWQGRTYIVIDTGGISGDEEGIDAKMAEQSLQAIEEADAVLFMVDSRAGMTAADQMIAEHLRKNNKRTFLVANKVDTVDPDIARAEFSPLAIGDAFPVAAAHGRGVNALLQAALGEFPRDEGEEDEFAEGEAGEEGAPAEPKQRIPGPDEHSGIKIAIIGRPNVGKSTLVNRMLGEERVIVYDQAGTTRDSIYIPFERDEAKYTLIDTAGVRRRGKIFEAVEKFSVVKTLQAIQDANVVIFVMDAREGVVDHDLNLLGFVLETGRALVIALNKWDGMDSHERDRVKTELERRLQFVDFADIHFISALHGTGVGHLYKSVQESFRSAVTRWPTSYLTQILEDAVSTHQPPLVNGRRIKLRYAHLGGANPPLIVIHGNQVDAVPRAYSRYLENTYRRVLKLVGTPIRIEFKGGENPYEGKKNTLTVRQVNKKRRLMSHHKKAEKKKKDKRR from the coding sequence ATGGTTCCCGTTATCGCTCTGGTGGGACGCCCCAACGTCGGCAAGTCCACCCTGTTCAACCGCCTGACCAAGAGCCGCGACGCCATCGTCGCCGACTACGCCGGCCTGACCCGTGACCGCAAGTACGGCGAGGCGAAGTGGCAGGGTCGCACCTACATCGTCATCGACACCGGGGGCATCTCCGGCGACGAGGAAGGCATCGACGCCAAGATGGCCGAGCAGTCGCTGCAGGCCATCGAGGAAGCCGACGCCGTGCTGTTCATGGTCGACTCGCGCGCCGGCATGACCGCCGCCGACCAGATGATCGCCGAGCACCTGCGCAAGAACAACAAGCGCACCTTCCTGGTCGCCAACAAGGTCGACACCGTCGACCCGGACATCGCCCGTGCCGAGTTCAGCCCGCTGGCGATCGGCGACGCCTTCCCGGTCGCCGCCGCCCACGGCCGTGGCGTCAACGCCCTGCTGCAGGCCGCGCTGGGCGAGTTCCCCAGGGACGAGGGCGAGGAGGACGAGTTCGCCGAAGGCGAAGCTGGCGAGGAGGGCGCTCCGGCCGAGCCGAAGCAGCGCATTCCCGGCCCGGACGAGCACTCCGGGATCAAGATCGCCATCATCGGCCGGCCTAACGTCGGCAAGTCGACCCTGGTCAACCGCATGCTCGGCGAGGAGCGGGTGATCGTCTACGATCAGGCCGGCACCACCCGCGACAGCATCTACATCCCCTTCGAGCGCGACGAGGCCAAGTACACCCTGATCGACACCGCCGGCGTGCGTCGCCGCGGCAAGATCTTCGAGGCGGTGGAAAAGTTCTCGGTGGTGAAGACCCTGCAGGCGATCCAGGACGCCAACGTGGTGATCTTCGTCATGGACGCCCGCGAGGGGGTGGTCGACCACGACCTCAACCTGCTCGGCTTCGTGCTGGAGACCGGCCGCGCGCTGGTCATCGCGCTGAACAAGTGGGACGGCATGGACAGCCACGAGCGCGACCGGGTGAAGACCGAGCTGGAGCGCCGCCTGCAGTTCGTCGACTTCGCCGACATCCACTTCATCTCCGCGCTGCACGGCACCGGCGTCGGCCACCTGTACAAGTCGGTGCAGGAGTCGTTCCGCTCGGCGGTGACCCGCTGGCCGACCAGCTACCTGACCCAGATCCTCGAGGATGCGGTCAGCACCCACCAGCCGCCGCTGGTCAACGGCCGGCGCATCAAGCTGCGCTATGCCCACCTCGGCGGTGCCAACCCGCCGCTGATCGTGATCCATGGCAACCAGGTCGACGCGGTGCCGCGCGCCTACTCGCGCTACCTGGAGAACACCTACCGCCGGGTACTCAAGCTGGTCGGCACGCCGATCCGCATCGAGTTCAAGGGCGGCGAGAACCCCTACGAGGGCAAGAAGAACACCCTCACGGTGCGCCAGGTGAACAAGAAGCGCCGCCTGATGAGCCACCACAAGAAGGCCGAGAAGAAGAAGAAGGACAAGCGCCGCTGA
- a CDS encoding alpha-2-macroglobulin — protein sequence MLNKGLLLALALSLLSACDSRDSAPEPGRAATPAAERQAAAPPDRAALAARHAGRELSVVDVSEVQLDGASALSVTFSVPLDPDQPFAERLHLVDSKDGKVDGAWELTDNLSELRLRHLEPQRKLVLTVDAGLRAVNGAQLAREHVSRLETRDLQPSVGFASRGSLLPTRLAEGLPVLALNVERVNVEFFRIRPQALPAFLARWGRSSSLDVWEAEELLPMAELVYGGRFDLKPARNTRETLLLPIAGLEPFKQPGVYLAVMREAGRYAHTLPATLFTLSDIGLSAHRYRDRLDVFTQALEGGKARAGVTLELLDGNGALLAGGETDARGHAQLPLPAKARLLLARQGAQTSLLRLDGAALDLAEFTIAGPRAQPLQFFVFGPRDLYRPGETVLLNALLRDADGRAIAAQPVSVEVRRPDGQTSRRFVWNADAAGLYQYRLELAEQAPTGRWQLRLDLGAGEPQLHEFLVEDFLPERLALELAGSERPLAPDAQVEFAVSGRYLYGAPAAGNRLSGQLYVRPLREAVANLPGYQFGDITEADLSQQQELEELALDGEGRASIRVENRWSEARSPLRLILQASLQESGGRPVTRRLEQPVWPGERLPGLRALFDGEEVDADGQAEFELLVADAAGNKLAADNLSVRLVRERRDYFWSFSESDGWSHDFTEKFLTLSEEPLSIPAGGTAKVSFPVEWGPYRVELVDNASGLRSSLRFWAGYRWQDNAEGGAVRPDQVKLALDRPAYGAGDTARVTVTPPAAGNGYLLVESADGPLWWQEIEVPAEGKTFEVPIASDWLRHDLYLSAQVVRPGERKAQVTPKRAVGLLHLPLERAPRKLALSLQAPERMRPGQPLTVRMRARNADGSIPARAHVLVAAVDVGILNITEYATPDPFAAFFGRKAYGADQFDVYGQLIEAGRGRLASLAYGGDAGLEAGGKRPETGVLIVARQSEALALDDQGEGEVSLDIPDFNGELRLMAQAWSDERYGMAEAKTVVAAPLVAELAMPRFLAGGDETTLALDLDNRSGSAQTLAVRLDAEGQLRLLGDAAAELQLAAGQRVTLRIPVRAEGGLGQGRIRVEVAGLALPGEEAPPLRREWTLGVRPAWPAQQRQFRTVLGAEPWSLPAGTLADFAPAGREAVLALSSRPPLNLGEQLRALKAYPYGCLEQTTSGLFPSLYADTASLRRLGLEGESDEQRRRSIERGIERLLGMQRHNGSFGLWSAESEEEHWLTAYVGDFLLRAREQGFAVPEAALERATDRLLAYLQQPGLIDAHYTEDFAHTRFAVQAYAGYVLARSRQAPLGALRSLFERRGEARSGLPLVQLAAALELMGDAPRAAQALSQGLVLARDGEQWLADYGSPLRDQALILALLEEHDLAAGQREQRLFGLAEELAGRSWLSTQERNALFLAGRGLLGRPEGTWTAQLASGERRIELSDVRPNLHLADGELAEPLTLHGAAGMPLYQQLTLSGYPARAPAAGGENLSIEREYLQPDGQPLDVTRLRSGELVLVHLAVRARQRVPDALVVDLLPAGLELENQNLAQSAASLADAGSQVGDWLRAMQAGRVRHQEYRGDRYVAAVDVDAYDTTHLLYLARAVTPGHYRIPLPQVESMYRPSWQALGSAPERMVVRAP from the coding sequence ATGTTGAACAAAGGATTGCTTCTGGCTCTCGCGCTGAGCCTGCTCAGTGCCTGCGATTCCCGCGATTCCGCCCCGGAGCCGGGCCGCGCCGCCACGCCGGCGGCCGAGCGCCAGGCGGCCGCGCCGCCGGATCGCGCCGCGCTGGCCGCACGGCATGCCGGTCGCGAGCTGAGCGTGGTGGATGTCTCCGAGGTGCAGCTGGACGGCGCCAGCGCGCTGTCGGTGACCTTCTCCGTGCCCCTCGATCCCGACCAGCCGTTCGCCGAGCGCCTGCACCTGGTCGACAGCAAGGACGGCAAGGTGGATGGCGCCTGGGAGCTCACCGACAACCTCAGCGAGCTGCGCCTGCGCCACCTGGAGCCGCAGCGCAAGCTGGTGCTGACCGTGGATGCCGGCCTGCGCGCGGTGAACGGCGCGCAGCTGGCCCGCGAGCACGTCAGCCGCCTGGAGACCCGCGACCTGCAGCCCAGCGTCGGCTTCGCCAGCCGCGGCTCGCTGCTGCCGACCCGCCTGGCCGAGGGCCTGCCGGTGCTCGCGCTGAACGTCGAGCGGGTCAACGTCGAGTTCTTCCGCATCCGTCCGCAGGCGCTGCCGGCCTTCCTGGCGCGCTGGGGACGCAGCAGCAGCCTCGACGTCTGGGAGGCGGAGGAGCTGCTGCCGATGGCCGAGCTGGTCTACGGCGGCCGCTTCGACCTCAAGCCGGCGCGCAACACCCGCGAGACGCTGCTGCTGCCGATCGCCGGCCTCGAGCCGTTCAAGCAGCCGGGGGTGTACCTGGCGGTGATGCGCGAGGCCGGCCGCTACGCCCATACGCTGCCGGCGACGCTGTTCACCCTCAGCGACATCGGCCTGTCCGCGCACCGCTACCGCGACCGCCTGGACGTATTCACCCAGGCACTGGAGGGCGGCAAGGCCCGGGCCGGGGTGACGCTGGAGCTGCTCGACGGCAACGGCGCGCTGCTCGCCGGTGGCGAGACCGACGCGCGCGGCCACGCCCAGCTGCCGCTGCCGGCCAAGGCCCGCCTGCTGCTGGCCCGCCAGGGCGCGCAGACCAGCCTGCTGCGCCTGGACGGCGCGGCGCTGGACCTGGCCGAATTCACCATCGCCGGGCCCCGCGCGCAGCCGCTGCAGTTCTTCGTGTTCGGCCCGCGCGATCTCTACCGGCCGGGCGAGACCGTGCTGCTCAACGCCCTGCTGCGCGACGCCGACGGCCGCGCGATCGCGGCCCAGCCGGTGAGCGTCGAGGTGCGCCGCCCGGACGGGCAGACCAGCCGCCGCTTCGTCTGGAACGCCGACGCCGCCGGCCTCTACCAGTACCGCCTCGAGCTGGCCGAGCAGGCGCCCACCGGACGCTGGCAGCTGCGCCTCGACCTCGGCGCCGGCGAGCCGCAACTCCACGAATTCCTGGTCGAGGATTTCCTCCCCGAGCGTCTGGCCCTGGAGCTGGCCGGCAGCGAGCGGCCCCTGGCGCCGGACGCGCAGGTCGAGTTCGCCGTCAGCGGCCGCTACCTGTACGGCGCGCCGGCTGCCGGCAATCGCCTGTCCGGCCAGCTCTACGTGCGCCCGCTGCGCGAGGCGGTGGCGAATCTGCCGGGCTACCAGTTCGGCGACATCACCGAGGCCGATCTCAGCCAGCAGCAGGAGCTGGAGGAGCTGGCCCTGGATGGCGAGGGGCGGGCGTCGATCCGCGTGGAGAACCGCTGGAGCGAGGCGCGCTCGCCGCTGCGCCTGATCCTCCAGGCCAGCCTGCAGGAGTCCGGCGGCCGCCCGGTCACCCGCCGGCTGGAGCAGCCGGTCTGGCCGGGCGAACGCCTGCCGGGCCTGCGCGCGCTGTTCGACGGCGAGGAGGTGGATGCCGACGGCCAGGCCGAGTTCGAGCTGCTGGTGGCCGACGCGGCCGGCAACAAGCTGGCCGCCGACAATCTCAGCGTGCGCCTGGTGCGCGAGCGGCGCGACTACTTCTGGAGCTTTTCCGAGAGCGACGGCTGGAGCCACGACTTCACCGAGAAATTCCTCACCCTCAGCGAGGAGCCGCTCAGCATCCCGGCCGGCGGCACCGCCAAGGTGAGCTTCCCGGTGGAGTGGGGGCCCTACCGCGTCGAACTGGTGGACAACGCCAGCGGCCTGCGCAGCAGCCTGCGCTTCTGGGCCGGCTACCGCTGGCAGGACAACGCCGAGGGCGGCGCGGTGCGCCCGGACCAGGTCAAGCTGGCGCTGGACAGGCCGGCCTACGGCGCGGGCGACACCGCCCGGGTCACGGTCACCCCGCCGGCCGCCGGCAACGGCTACCTGCTGGTGGAGTCCGCCGACGGTCCGCTGTGGTGGCAGGAGATCGAGGTGCCGGCCGAGGGCAAGACCTTCGAGGTGCCCATCGCCAGCGACTGGCTGCGCCACGACCTGTACCTGAGCGCCCAGGTGGTGCGTCCCGGCGAGCGCAAGGCGCAGGTCACCCCCAAGCGGGCGGTCGGCCTGCTGCACCTGCCGCTCGAGCGCGCCCCGCGCAAGCTGGCGCTCAGCCTGCAGGCGCCCGAGCGGATGCGTCCCGGCCAGCCGCTCACGGTCAGGATGCGCGCGCGCAACGCCGACGGCAGCATTCCCGCCCGGGCGCACGTGCTGGTCGCCGCAGTGGACGTGGGCATCCTCAACATCACCGAGTACGCCACGCCCGATCCCTTCGCCGCCTTCTTCGGCCGCAAGGCCTACGGCGCCGACCAGTTCGACGTCTACGGCCAGTTGATCGAGGCCGGCCGCGGCCGGCTCGCCAGCCTGGCCTACGGCGGCGACGCCGGGCTGGAGGCCGGCGGCAAGCGCCCGGAAACCGGCGTGCTGATCGTCGCCCGGCAGAGCGAGGCGCTGGCGCTGGACGATCAGGGCGAGGGCGAGGTCAGCCTGGACATTCCCGACTTCAACGGCGAGCTGCGCCTGATGGCGCAGGCCTGGAGCGACGAGCGCTACGGCATGGCCGAGGCGAAGACGGTGGTGGCCGCACCGCTGGTCGCCGAGCTGGCCATGCCGCGTTTCCTCGCCGGCGGCGACGAGACCACGCTGGCCCTGGACCTGGACAACCGCTCCGGCAGCGCGCAGACCCTCGCCGTGCGCCTGGACGCCGAGGGGCAGCTGCGCCTGCTGGGGGACGCCGCGGCGGAGCTGCAGCTGGCCGCCGGCCAGCGCGTCACCCTGCGCATCCCGGTGCGCGCCGAGGGCGGCCTCGGCCAGGGGCGCATCCGCGTCGAGGTGGCGGGACTGGCGCTGCCCGGCGAGGAGGCGCCGCCCCTGCGCCGCGAGTGGACGCTGGGCGTGCGCCCGGCCTGGCCGGCGCAGCAGCGGCAGTTCCGCACGGTGCTCGGTGCCGAGCCCTGGAGCCTGCCGGCCGGCACCCTGGCGGACTTCGCGCCGGCCGGCCGGGAGGCCGTGCTGGCGCTGTCCAGCCGGCCGCCGCTGAATCTCGGCGAGCAGCTCCGCGCACTCAAGGCCTATCCGTACGGCTGTCTGGAGCAGACCACCAGCGGGCTGTTCCCCTCGCTCTACGCCGATACCGCCAGCCTGCGCCGCCTCGGCCTGGAGGGCGAGTCCGACGAGCAGCGTCGGCGCAGCATCGAGCGGGGCATCGAGCGTCTGCTCGGCATGCAGCGGCACAACGGCAGCTTCGGCCTGTGGAGCGCCGAGAGCGAGGAGGAGCACTGGCTCACCGCCTACGTCGGCGACTTCCTGCTGCGCGCCCGCGAGCAGGGCTTCGCCGTGCCGGAGGCGGCGCTCGAGCGCGCCACCGACCGGCTGCTGGCCTACCTGCAGCAGCCCGGCCTGATCGACGCCCACTACACGGAGGATTTCGCCCATACCCGCTTCGCCGTGCAGGCCTATGCCGGCTACGTGCTGGCGCGCAGCCGCCAGGCGCCGCTGGGCGCCTTGCGCAGCCTGTTCGAGCGTCGCGGCGAGGCACGCTCCGGCCTGCCGCTGGTGCAACTGGCGGCGGCGCTCGAACTGATGGGCGATGCCCCGCGCGCCGCGCAGGCGCTGTCCCAGGGGCTGGTCCTGGCCCGCGACGGCGAGCAGTGGCTGGCCGACTACGGCAGCCCGCTGCGCGACCAGGCGCTGATCCTCGCCCTGCTCGAGGAACACGACCTGGCGGCCGGCCAGCGCGAGCAGCGCCTGTTCGGCCTGGCCGAGGAGCTGGCCGGCCGGTCGTGGCTGTCGACCCAGGAGCGCAACGCCCTGTTCCTCGCCGGCCGCGGCCTGCTCGGCCGGCCCGAGGGGACCTGGACGGCGCAGCTGGCCAGCGGCGAGCGGCGCATCGAACTGAGCGACGTCCGGCCGAACCTGCATCTGGCGGACGGCGAGCTGGCCGAGCCGCTGACCCTGCACGGTGCGGCCGGCATGCCGCTGTACCAGCAGCTCACCCTGTCCGGCTACCCGGCGCGGGCGCCGGCGGCCGGTGGCGAGAACCTGAGCATCGAGCGCGAGTACCTGCAGCCGGATGGCCAGCCGCTGGACGTCACCCGGCTGCGCAGCGGCGAGCTGGTGCTGGTGCACCTGGCGGTACGCGCCCGCCAGCGGGTGCCGGATGCGCTGGTGGTCGACCTGCTGCCCGCCGGTCTCGAGCTGGAGAACCAGAACCTGGCGCAGAGCGCCGCCAGCCTGGCGGACGCCGGCAGCCAGGTCGGCGACTGGCTGCGCGCCATGCAGGCCGGGCGGGTCCGTCACCAGGAGTACCGCGGCGACCGCTACGTGGCGGCGGTGGATGTCGATGCCTACGACACCACCCACCTGCTCTACCTGGCGCGCGCGGTCACCCCGGGCCACTATCGGATACCGCTGCCGCAGGTGGAGTCCATGTACCGGCCGAGCTGGCAGGCGCTGGGCAGCGCGCCGGAGCGCATGGTGGTGAGGGCTCCTTGA
- a CDS encoding MATE family efflux transporter — translation MNALADAWRHAPTRQRVGALAAPMILSNLSVPLVALVDSAVVGHLPHAHQLGAAAVGGSLYSLLVWTFGFLRMGTTGFAAQASGRGDGGALRALLAQGLLLAGLFALLAGLLVVPLLPLLLGLMQAGAELDALARDYLHIRLFGLPAALASYALIGWLLGSQNARAPLAMLLTTNLLNVALVVWFVHGLDWGVAGAARASVLAEWSGALLGLYLARRRLGEYAGRADWPALRRWAGWRALLAVNRDIFLRTLALQGVFLLVTVQGTRLGDATVAANALLLNGLLLTAHALDGLAHALEALCGHALGARDRLALRRSLWLAGSWSLLASLGFAAFFLFAGTWFVDLQTDIAAVRAIAHAHLPYLAVLPLLAVWSYLLDGLFIGATRAREMRDAMLLALALALPLAWWLQGLGNAGLWLAFLAFMALRGLILGASAWRIERRDGWIAAT, via the coding sequence ATGAACGCCCTTGCCGACGCCTGGCGTCACGCCCCCACCCGGCAGCGGGTGGGGGCGCTGGCCGCCCCGATGATCCTCTCCAACCTGTCGGTGCCGCTGGTGGCGCTGGTCGACAGCGCGGTGGTCGGCCACCTGCCGCACGCCCACCAGCTCGGCGCCGCCGCGGTCGGCGGCAGCCTGTACAGCCTGCTGGTGTGGACCTTCGGCTTCCTGCGCATGGGTACCACCGGCTTCGCCGCCCAGGCCAGCGGGCGCGGCGACGGCGGCGCCCTGCGCGCCCTGCTCGCCCAGGGCCTGCTGCTCGCCGGCCTGTTCGCCCTGCTGGCCGGCCTGCTGGTGGTGCCGCTGCTGCCGCTGCTGCTCGGCCTGATGCAGGCGGGCGCGGAGCTTGACGCCCTGGCCCGCGACTACCTGCACATCCGCCTGTTCGGCCTGCCGGCGGCACTGGCCAGCTACGCGCTGATCGGCTGGCTGCTCGGTAGCCAGAACGCCCGCGCACCGCTGGCCATGCTGCTGACCACCAACCTGCTCAACGTGGCCCTGGTGGTGTGGTTCGTCCATGGCCTCGACTGGGGTGTGGCCGGCGCGGCGCGCGCCTCGGTGCTGGCCGAATGGAGCGGCGCGCTGCTCGGCCTGTATCTCGCCCGCCGGCGCCTGGGCGAATACGCCGGGCGCGCCGACTGGCCGGCGCTGCGCCGCTGGGCCGGCTGGCGGGCGCTGCTGGCGGTCAACCGCGACATCTTCCTGCGCACCCTGGCGCTGCAGGGGGTGTTCCTGCTGGTCACCGTGCAGGGCACCCGCCTGGGCGACGCCACGGTGGCGGCCAACGCCCTGCTGCTCAACGGCCTGCTGCTCACCGCCCACGCCCTCGACGGCCTGGCCCATGCGCTGGAGGCGCTGTGCGGCCACGCCCTGGGGGCGCGCGACCGTCTGGCGCTGCGCCGCAGCCTGTGGCTGGCCGGCAGCTGGTCGCTGCTCGCCAGCCTCGGCTTCGCCGCCTTCTTCCTGTTCGCCGGCACCTGGTTCGTCGACCTGCAGACCGACATCGCCGCGGTGCGCGCCATCGCCCACGCCCACCTGCCGTACCTCGCCGTCCTGCCGCTGCTGGCGGTATGGAGCTACCTGCTCGACGGCCTGTTCATCGGCGCCACCCGCGCCCGGGAAATGCGCGACGCCATGCTGCTGGCGCTGGCCCTCGCCCTGCCGCTGGCCTGGTGGCTGCAGGGCCTCGGCAACGCCGGACTGTGGCTGGCCTTCCTCGCCTTCATGGCGCTGCGCGGCCTGATCCTCGGCGCCAGCGCCTGGCGCATCGAGCGGCGCGACGGCTGGATCGCAGCGACCTGA